A genome region from Flavobacterium sp. includes the following:
- a CDS encoding chemotaxis protein CheB — MEENKIIVSDCKLVIIGGSAGSLNALMQILPGLQKLNNFAIVIVLHRKSTDDQTLEELLTLKSSVAVKAIEDKTALKSGFVYVAPSNYHLLFENDDTFALDTSEKINYSRPSIDVSFESAAEVYGNSLIGILFSGSNTDGTEGLKAIHAAGGTIVVQNPLSADMPFMPNNAILFTKPDYILNNKEILEFLNSINT; from the coding sequence ATGGAGGAAAATAAAATAATAGTATCAGACTGCAAATTAGTAATAATAGGAGGTTCTGCGGGGAGTTTAAATGCCTTAATGCAGATATTACCGGGATTACAAAAACTAAATAATTTTGCAATCGTAATCGTTCTGCATCGAAAAAGCACCGACGACCAGACATTAGAAGAACTTTTAACTCTAAAATCCAGTGTTGCGGTAAAAGCAATCGAAGATAAAACCGCCCTAAAGTCTGGTTTTGTGTATGTTGCGCCTTCAAATTATCATTTATTATTTGAAAATGACGATACATTTGCACTTGATACTTCAGAAAAAATCAATTACAGTCGTCCAAGTATAGACGTTTCATTTGAATCGGCTGCAGAAGTTTATGGAAATTCATTAATAGGAATTCTTTTTTCCGGCTCAAATACGGATGGAACTGAAGGTTTAAAGGCGATTCACGCTGCCGGCGGAACAATTGTAGTTCAAAATCCGCTTTCGGCAGATATGCCTTTTATGCCCAATAATGCCATTTTGTTTACAAAACCCGATTATATTTTAAATAATAAAGAGATACTTGAATTTCTAAATTCAATCAATACCTGA
- a CDS encoding response regulator codes for MNGNFKRNLLISSLVSLFVLTISSVASFISIKSLLNSNFWVNHTQDVIYNLNEGSAIITEAQTSMRGYLLTGDEQFADRFNESEARSNTYFEKLEELTIDNPPQQKLLAELATKRSAFFKYLNNQIVKKRLNKETLIFDLNEGRLMMNDMRALIKRIENTEQKLLQERNENSERYGTYSLILIIVAFIIAFIISIVFLIRILKDYNERSALQRELEKKDIETAQRIEAISTIANNISKGNYDIRVDDTKADALGSVGESLNIMGVSLKNSFELLSQKEWLQTGIAELNNVMLGDKALQKLSKDVIEFLCQYTNSSAGVFYIVEGNELISSGGYSYIPNKNRERIQKGEGLIGQAISSGKLLELKTLSPDDIQINYALGQVKPTHIVAFPLIDNRIEGAIELASIYGFSELHLEFLKTVGNNIGIAVKSTQNRKRVMELLEETQSQSEELQQQHSELEAINAELEAQTEKLQASEEELRVQQEELEQTNEELSERSVLLEEKNNEIQKKSEALELTTRYKSEFLANMSHELRTPLNSILLLSRLLSENNNQSMNSEEVEFAKVIQSSGNSLLGLIDEILDLSKIEAGKMELEFIEVSTKEITDTLWNLFNFLAKEKGIQFEIISKDAPLVIKTDKMRLEQILKNLISNAIKFTEKGKVSLEIKIDTDNDKIICFIVKDTGIGIPLEKQPLVFEAFQQADGSTKRKYGGTGLGLSISRELAKLLKGEIILHSKVNEGSTFTLCLPIFGSALNKVNVDKIPPTDFVEIDSETEPVVPKKYISPVIPDEIEDDRDVVKEGDKVILIIEDDINFAKSLLSFTHQKGYKGIVAVRGDYALNYTLLYKPVGVLLDIELPVMSGWEVLEELKNHAETKHIPVHIMSSHKLKQESLLKGAVDFLDKPVAFDKIPDVFLRIEHIINKEAQKVLIIEDNPKHAKALAYFLETYNINSEIKSEVSEGIQALNKSEVDCVILDMGIPDKQAYQILDGVKKNPGLEKLPVIVFTGKSLSLKEEVKIKKYADSIIVKTAHSYQRMLDEVSLFLHLVEDKKEGKEKKDGHKKLNLLNNILYDKKVLIVDDDVRNIYSLTKALEAFKMTIITAFDGNEAIKVLSENPDTDIVLLDMMMPNMDGYETAEKIRANPKFLNLPLIAVTAKAMTGDREKCIKAGASDYITKPVDVDQLLSLLRVWLYDKV; via the coding sequence ATGAATGGTAACTTTAAAAGGAATCTGCTAATAAGTTCATTAGTTTCACTATTTGTGTTAACTATTAGTTCTGTAGCTTCGTTTATCAGTATTAAAAGTTTATTAAACAGTAATTTTTGGGTCAATCATACTCAGGATGTAATTTACAACCTGAACGAAGGATCGGCTATTATTACCGAAGCACAAACCAGTATGCGGGGTTATCTTTTAACCGGAGATGAACAATTTGCAGACCGATTTAATGAGTCTGAAGCAAGATCAAATACCTATTTTGAAAAGCTTGAAGAGCTTACAATTGATAACCCGCCGCAGCAAAAGCTTTTAGCCGAGTTAGCGACCAAGCGTTCCGCTTTCTTTAAATACCTTAATAATCAAATCGTAAAAAAGCGTTTAAACAAGGAAACTTTAATCTTCGACCTAAATGAAGGAAGATTAATGATGAACGACATGCGTGCACTTATTAAAAGGATAGAAAATACAGAACAAAAACTTTTGCAGGAACGCAACGAAAATTCTGAACGCTACGGAACGTATAGTTTGATTTTAATTATTGTCGCTTTTATTATTGCTTTTATTATTTCGATAGTTTTCCTAATCCGTATTTTAAAAGATTATAACGAGCGTTCTGCACTGCAGAGAGAGCTGGAGAAAAAAGATATAGAAACTGCACAGAGAATCGAAGCTATCAGTACGATTGCAAATAATATTTCAAAAGGAAACTATGACATTCGTGTAGATGATACAAAAGCTGATGCACTTGGAAGCGTAGGAGAATCGTTAAATATAATGGGAGTTTCCCTCAAAAATTCTTTTGAGCTGCTTTCGCAGAAAGAATGGCTTCAAACCGGAATTGCTGAGTTAAATAATGTAATGCTTGGCGATAAAGCTTTGCAGAAATTATCAAAAGATGTTATCGAATTCTTGTGCCAATATACAAACAGCAGCGCCGGAGTTTTTTATATTGTTGAAGGAAATGAACTGATTTCTTCGGGAGGATATAGTTACATACCGAATAAAAACCGTGAAAGAATCCAGAAAGGCGAAGGTTTAATCGGTCAGGCAATTTCTTCAGGGAAATTACTCGAACTTAAAACGTTATCACCAGACGATATTCAGATTAATTATGCTTTAGGACAGGTAAAACCTACTCATATCGTAGCTTTTCCATTAATTGATAACCGAATTGAAGGGGCAATTGAATTGGCAAGTATTTATGGTTTTTCTGAGCTGCATCTTGAATTTCTAAAAACAGTTGGAAACAATATCGGAATTGCGGTTAAATCTACTCAAAACCGTAAACGAGTAATGGAACTGCTGGAAGAAACCCAATCACAGTCTGAAGAACTTCAGCAGCAGCACAGCGAACTGGAAGCGATTAATGCCGAATTAGAAGCGCAGACTGAAAAATTGCAGGCTTCTGAAGAAGAATTGAGAGTGCAGCAGGAAGAATTGGAACAAACCAACGAAGAACTTTCTGAAAGAAGTGTTTTACTAGAAGAAAAAAACAACGAAATCCAGAAAAAATCAGAAGCCCTGGAACTAACAACACGTTATAAATCAGAGTTTTTGGCCAATATGTCGCACGAATTAAGAACGCCACTTAACTCAATCTTGCTTTTAAGCCGATTATTATCTGAAAATAATAACCAAAGCATGAACAGTGAAGAGGTTGAATTTGCCAAAGTAATTCAGAGTTCTGGAAACAGTTTGCTAGGTTTAATTGATGAAATTCTGGATTTATCTAAAATAGAAGCCGGAAAAATGGAACTGGAGTTTATCGAAGTTTCTACCAAAGAAATTACAGATACGCTCTGGAATTTATTTAATTTCTTAGCCAAAGAAAAAGGAATTCAATTTGAAATTATTTCTAAAGATGCGCCGCTTGTTATTAAAACAGACAAAATGCGTTTAGAACAAATTTTGAAAAACCTTATCTCGAATGCGATTAAATTTACAGAAAAAGGAAAAGTAAGTTTAGAAATAAAAATAGATACAGACAACGATAAGATTATTTGTTTTATTGTAAAAGATACCGGAATCGGAATTCCGTTAGAAAAACAGCCTTTAGTTTTCGAAGCTTTCCAGCAGGCCGATGGTTCTACAAAACGCAAATACGGAGGAACCGGTTTAGGATTATCCATCAGCAGGGAATTAGCAAAACTCTTAAAAGGAGAAATTATACTGCATAGTAAAGTAAATGAGGGAAGTACATTTACATTATGTCTTCCAATATTTGGTTCGGCACTGAATAAAGTAAATGTAGATAAAATTCCACCCACAGATTTTGTAGAAATTGATTCAGAAACTGAGCCGGTTGTGCCAAAAAAATACATAAGCCCAGTAATTCCTGATGAAATTGAAGATGACAGGGATGTTGTAAAAGAAGGCGATAAAGTAATTTTAATTATCGAAGACGATATTAATTTTGCCAAATCTTTATTGTCATTTACACATCAAAAAGGATACAAAGGAATCGTTGCCGTGCGTGGAGATTATGCATTAAACTATACTTTACTGTATAAACCCGTAGGTGTTTTACTGGATATCGAACTTCCGGTTATGAGCGGTTGGGAAGTTCTGGAAGAATTGAAAAACCATGCCGAAACAAAACATATTCCGGTACATATAATGTCATCTCATAAACTAAAACAAGAAAGTTTATTAAAAGGTGCCGTTGATTTCTTAGACAAGCCAGTAGCATTCGATAAAATTCCGGATGTGTTTTTACGAATTGAACACATCATTAATAAAGAAGCACAAAAAGTTTTAATTATCGAAGACAACCCAAAACATGCCAAAGCCTTGGCTTATTTCTTAGAAACGTATAATATTAATTCGGAAATAAAAAGCGAAGTTTCTGAAGGAATTCAGGCTTTAAACAAATCAGAAGTAGACTGCGTAATTCTCGATATGGGAATTCCGGACAAACAAGCGTATCAAATTCTTGACGGAGTAAAGAAAAATCCGGGCTTAGAAAAACTTCCGGTAATTGTGTTTACAGGAAAAAGTCTTTCATTAAAAGAAGAAGTAAAAATCAAGAAATATGCTGATTCGATTATTGTAAAAACAGCACATTCGTACCAAAGAATGTTAGATGAGGTTTCGCTTTTCCTGCATTTGGTTGAAGATAAAAAAGAAGGAAAAGAAAAAAAAGACGGACATAAAAAGCTAAATTTACTAAACAATATTCTGTACGATAAAAAAGTACTTATTGTAGACGACGATGTTCGTAATATTTATTCGCTTACAAAGGCTTTAGAAGCTTTTAAAATGACTATTATTACCGCTTTTGACGGAAACGAAGCGATAAAAGTTTTAAGCGAAAACCCGGATACAGATATTGTTTTACTGGATATGATGATGCCAAACATGGATGGTTATGAAACTGCCGAAAAAATTCGCGCTAATCCTAAGTTTTTAAACTTACCGTTAATTGCCGTTACAGCAAAAGCAATGACAGGAGACAGGGAAAAATGTATCAAAGCCGGAGCATCAGATTATATTACAAAACCAGTAGACGTAGACCAGCTACTTTCGTTATTGAGAGTATGGTTATACGATAAAGTTTAA
- a CDS encoding porin family protein yields MKKVLLLLVTFFCINQAKSQVLISLIFGDKLNSPFLEFGLEGGINLSDISNLESSGMNPGFNLGFYFDIRSKQNPAWMINTGVIVKSPMGARHIPVYSLEDENLDNTFAGGTVNREIRYFNVPILIKYQFKNRIYLKTGPQFGLLASAFDEFKNEINKNDVVYKNKIRDQIRVIDAGIAFGTGYHMNVGNGLNITIQYYYGLVPVMKGDGPNVYNRSLYLTAGIPIGKGKAAQKRAEKEAELNKIILPEDEAPKPNK; encoded by the coding sequence ATGAAAAAAGTATTATTATTACTCGTCACTTTTTTTTGTATCAATCAGGCAAAATCTCAAGTACTGATTTCTTTGATTTTTGGTGATAAACTGAATTCTCCTTTTTTAGAATTTGGTTTAGAGGGCGGTATTAATCTTTCGGATATTTCTAATCTTGAAAGTTCGGGAATGAATCCCGGTTTTAATCTTGGTTTTTATTTTGACATTAGATCCAAACAAAATCCTGCCTGGATGATTAATACCGGAGTTATTGTAAAATCGCCAATGGGTGCGCGCCATATTCCGGTTTATTCTTTAGAAGATGAAAATCTGGACAATACGTTTGCAGGCGGAACTGTGAATCGTGAGATTCGGTATTTTAATGTTCCTATTTTAATTAAGTATCAGTTTAAAAATAGAATTTATCTTAAAACCGGACCGCAGTTTGGACTTTTGGCTTCTGCTTTTGATGAATTTAAAAATGAAATCAATAAAAATGATGTTGTTTACAAAAACAAAATCAGAGATCAAATTCGGGTTATTGATGCCGGAATTGCTTTTGGAACAGGTTATCACATGAATGTGGGTAACGGTTTGAATATTACGATTCAATATTACTACGGATTGGTACCTGTAATGAAAGGCGACGGGCCAAATGTTTATAACCGGTCTTTGTATTTAACTGCCGGAATACCTATTGGAAAAGGAAAAGCGGCGCAAAAAAGAGCTGAAAAAGAGGCTGAATTAAATAAAATTATTCTTCCGGAAGACGAAGCTCCAAAACCAAACAAATAA
- a CDS encoding DUF6660 family protein, with translation MKWIAVLMSIYLMALSNMPCADMEVNSAMHKTAQFSSEDSHSHDKDNDLCSPFCACNCCGAQVLSYQTSVTYEFPAAYTKISIPLPSYNSVFISNFYGKIWQPPQIA, from the coding sequence ATGAAATGGATCGCTGTATTAATGTCAATCTACCTAATGGCACTTTCAAATATGCCCTGTGCAGATATGGAAGTAAACAGTGCTATGCATAAAACGGCTCAGTTTTCATCAGAAGACAGTCATTCGCACGACAAAGACAATGATTTATGTTCCCCATTTTGTGCCTGTAATTGCTGCGGTGCACAGGTTTTAAGTTACCAGACTTCTGTAACTTACGAATTTCCTGCTGCTTATACTAAAATTTCAATTCCTTTACCAAGTTATAATTCCGTATTTATTTCGAACTTCTACGGAAAAATTTGGCAGCCCCCTCAAATAGCATAA
- a CDS encoding response regulator has protein sequence MSKKRVLIVDDDSRNIFALEHTLRVKSYDCLSCTSAEDALKLLKSDEQIDAVLLDMMMPEMDGYEAIPLIKAIPSHASTFVIALTAQAMTGDKEKCLEAGADDYISKPVDVDKLLHVLSQI, from the coding sequence ATGAGTAAAAAGCGAGTTTTAATTGTAGACGACGATTCGAGAAATATATTCGCCTTAGAACACACTCTTCGTGTCAAGTCATACGATTGTTTGTCTTGTACAAGTGCTGAAGATGCACTGAAATTATTAAAATCAGATGAGCAGATTGACGCTGTTTTATTGGATATGATGATGCCGGAAATGGATGGTTATGAAGCGATTCCGTTAATAAAAGCGATTCCGTCGCACGCATCCACATTTGTTATTGCTCTCACAGCTCAGGCCATGACAGGTGATAAAGAAAAATGTCTGGAAGCCGGAGCTGATGATTATATTTCAAAACCTGTTGATGTTGATAAATTACTGCATGTTTTAAGCCAAATATAA
- a CDS encoding SDR family oxidoreductase, with amino-acid sequence MRKPKTFPEQKQELPGNEHKMNPEPEIIRENYTGSGKLLGKTAFITGGDSGIGRSAAVHFAREGANIAIVYLKEDKDARLTKEMIEKEGQQCLLISGDLKDEKFCKEAVKKCITTFKTLNVLVNNAAIQFPQSELEKITASQLQKTFETNIYPYFYITKAALPHLNEGDSIINTTSVTAFRGSEHLADYASTKGAIVSFTRSLSTMLAKRKIRVNGVAPGPIWTPLIVASFDKLSDFGKDNPMERAGQPSEVGPAYVFLACEDSSYITGQFIHINGGELVGF; translated from the coding sequence ATGAGAAAGCCTAAAACTTTTCCGGAACAGAAACAAGAACTTCCGGGAAACGAACATAAAATGAATCCTGAACCGGAAATTATAAGAGAAAATTATACCGGAAGCGGTAAACTTTTGGGTAAAACAGCTTTTATAACCGGCGGCGACAGCGGAATTGGAAGAAGCGCTGCCGTGCATTTTGCGCGTGAAGGCGCCAATATTGCCATTGTATATTTAAAAGAAGATAAAGATGCCAGGTTAACTAAGGAAATGATCGAAAAAGAAGGACAGCAGTGTCTGCTTATAAGCGGCGATCTTAAAGACGAGAAATTCTGTAAAGAAGCGGTCAAAAAATGTATTACAACTTTTAAAACTTTAAATGTTCTGGTAAATAACGCGGCGATTCAATTTCCGCAAAGTGAACTGGAGAAAATTACGGCATCACAACTGCAGAAGACTTTCGAAACTAATATTTATCCATATTTCTATATTACAAAAGCGGCTCTTCCGCATTTAAATGAGGGCGACAGTATTATCAATACAACTTCTGTAACGGCTTTCCGCGGAAGCGAACATCTTGCAGATTATGCCAGTACAAAAGGCGCTATTGTTAGTTTTACAAGATCATTATCGACTATGCTTGCCAAAAGAAAAATCAGAGTAAACGGCGTTGCGCCCGGACCTATATGGACACCTTTGATCGTTGCCAGCTTTGATAAACTTTCAGATTTTGGAAAGGATAACCCGATGGAAAGAGCCGGACAACCATCTGAAGTTGGTCCAGCTTATGTATTTCTGGCCTGCGAAGACAGCAGTTATATTACCGGACAGTTTATTCACATAAATGGCGGCGAATTAGTTGGTTTTTAG
- a CDS encoding SemiSWEET transporter yields MNFIDIIGLFAGGCITISTIPQIVKVWKTKKVKDISLKTFGILTFGIIVWIIYGILKEDLPIIITNSVSLCLNAIMIYFIIIYEKE; encoded by the coding sequence ATGAACTTCATCGACATCATAGGATTATTTGCCGGAGGATGTATCACTATATCCACCATTCCGCAGATTGTGAAGGTCTGGAAAACGAAGAAAGTAAAGGACATTTCACTTAAAACTTTCGGAATCCTTACCTTCGGAATCATTGTGTGGATTATTTATGGCATTCTAAAAGAGGATCTTCCCATTATAATTACCAACAGCGTTTCTTTATGCCTCAATGCAATAATGATTTATTTTATTATTATTTATGAGAAAGAGTAA
- a CDS encoding protein-glutamate O-methyltransferase CheR, whose translation MIEDIELETLINEVYEYYGFDFGSYSRASLKRRVYRVYQLDGFKHFHDFLSRVRTDPEYYKRMVDEITVNVTEMFRDPAFYTVLRNEILPQLGTKPFIRLWHAGCSTGEEVYSMAIMLKEAGLLHKSLIYATDINATVLETAKKGIFPLRMMKEYSQNYRDAGGQEDFSSYYTANYGIAKFNEELSQKMVYSQHNLVSDTSFNEFDMILCRNVLIYFDNELQKRVINLFDESLAVLGFLALGTKETIKYSISPGKYKQYEKEKIWRKIK comes from the coding sequence ATGATTGAGGATATTGAGCTGGAAACACTTATTAATGAGGTCTACGAATATTATGGTTTTGATTTTGGAAGTTATTCAAGAGCTTCCTTAAAAAGACGCGTTTACAGAGTATATCAACTCGACGGTTTTAAACATTTTCATGATTTTCTTTCCAGAGTTCGTACAGACCCGGAATATTATAAAAGAATGGTTGACGAAATCACGGTAAATGTAACCGAGATGTTTCGCGACCCGGCTTTTTATACTGTGCTCAGAAACGAAATCTTACCTCAGTTAGGTACAAAACCTTTTATCAGATTATGGCATGCCGGCTGCTCTACCGGAGAAGAGGTATATTCGATGGCGATAATGCTGAAAGAAGCCGGATTGCTTCATAAATCTCTCATTTATGCAACAGACATTAATGCAACGGTTTTAGAAACGGCCAAAAAAGGTATTTTTCCGCTTCGAATGATGAAAGAGTATTCACAAAATTATCGTGATGCAGGCGGACAGGAAGACTTTTCGAGTTATTACACCGCCAATTACGGAATAGCCAAATTCAACGAAGAGCTTTCTCAAAAAATGGTGTATTCGCAGCACAATTTAGTTTCAGATACATCGTTCAATGAATTTGACATGATTTTGTGCCGCAATGTTTTAATATATTTTGATAACGAACTTCAAAAAAGAGTCATTAATCTATTTGATGAAAGTTTAGCTGTTTTAGGGTTTCTGGCCTTAGGCACAAAAGAAACTATAAAATATTCTATTTCTCCGGGCAAATACAAACAGTATGAAAAAGAGAAAATATGGAGGAAAATAAAATAA
- a CDS encoding response regulator, with product MVLIVDDIKANIIALKKTLELHDIEVDTAESGEEALKKILKTTYCLIIMDVQMPGLDGFEVVKILSGNKRTKDIPVIFLSALNIEKKYIFKGYETGAVEYITKPVDSDLLMLKVKTFLKIYEQQNELKITKELLSKEIKIRKEAQDNLEIKIAERTKELVLKNEELEMKNHELQQFAWVVSHDLNEPIRKIQIFIKIIKELYLKEDEKGIDYVDRTIKSAERMQTLITDLLAYSRLSAQVKPEVTDLNIVLQEVLSDFDYLIDRKNATVKTTELPTIDSIPSQLRQVFQNLIGNALKFSGGNEPPLIEITSEIIVDKSFDSPTSPEGKYCRIIVKDNGIGFDEIYLDRIFIIFQSLNDRQTYEGTGIGLAIAKKIIEKHNGLITAKSEVGKGASFIIVLPLKYE from the coding sequence ATGGTATTAATTGTCGACGACATTAAGGCAAACATTATTGCCTTAAAGAAAACATTAGAACTGCACGATATTGAAGTCGATACTGCTGAATCTGGTGAAGAGGCACTTAAGAAAATCTTAAAGACAACCTATTGCCTTATCATTATGGATGTTCAGATGCCCGGACTCGACGGCTTTGAAGTTGTCAAAATTCTTTCGGGAAACAAACGCACAAAAGACATTCCGGTTATTTTTCTTTCGGCTTTAAACATCGAAAAAAAGTATATTTTTAAAGGATATGAAACCGGTGCGGTTGAATACATCACAAAACCTGTTGACAGTGATTTGCTAATGCTGAAAGTCAAAACCTTTCTGAAAATCTACGAACAGCAAAATGAACTAAAAATTACCAAAGAACTTCTTTCTAAGGAAATAAAAATTAGAAAAGAGGCGCAGGATAATCTCGAAATCAAGATTGCTGAAAGAACCAAAGAGCTGGTTTTGAAAAATGAAGAACTTGAGATGAAAAACCACGAATTGCAGCAGTTTGCCTGGGTGGTTTCGCACGATTTGAACGAACCTATTCGTAAAATTCAGATTTTCATTAAAATAATCAAAGAACTTTATCTCAAAGAAGATGAAAAAGGAATTGATTATGTCGACAGAACCATAAAATCTGCCGAAAGAATGCAGACTCTTATTACTGATCTTCTGGCTTATTCCCGCTTATCTGCACAGGTTAAACCCGAAGTTACAGACTTGAATATTGTTTTACAGGAAGTACTTTCTGATTTTGATTATTTAATTGACAGAAAAAATGCAACCGTAAAAACGACAGAACTGCCCACAATAGACAGCATTCCGAGCCAGCTTAGACAGGTATTTCAAAATTTGATAGGAAACGCACTTAAGTTTTCAGGTGGAAATGAACCTCCGCTAATTGAAATTACTTCTGAAATAATTGTCGACAAATCGTTTGACAGCCCAACTTCTCCGGAAGGGAAATACTGCAGGATCATTGTAAAAGACAACGGAATTGGTTTTGATGAAATTTATCTGGATCGAATTTTTATCATTTTCCAGAGTTTAAATGACAGGCAGACTTACGAAGGAACCGGAATTGGTCTGGCAATCGCCAAAAAAATAATCGAAAAACACAACGGATTAATCACCGCCAAAAGTGAAGTAGGTAAAGGCGCTAGTTTTATTATTGTTCTTCCCCTAAAATACGAATAA